In Poecilia reticulata strain Guanapo linkage group LG17, Guppy_female_1.0+MT, whole genome shotgun sequence, the following proteins share a genomic window:
- the prss56 gene encoding serine protease 56 isoform X3, translating to MXPLFISLLLMGLECLQGAPTGREAYRMPQSALKALSDRGTVVLEAAMTSALSALERASAERGQTEAGCRGCAPCLFQNCGQLSGSCSSPSGALSEPSCDVISRAQKLQGEAERSWALSQACGFYQRRCLPGELNTESCIRIMGESCSARVLQCSLLHTMQNLEPDMQSHAQAAVCGQRSSRVQNNTQPRSRIVGGSPAPLGSWPWLVNLQLNGELMCGGVLVDSSWVVTAAHCFAGSRSESYWTAVVGEFDITKKDPDEQVLKVNRVIQHPKFSPKTFNNDIALVELTSPAVLSEHVTPVCLPSAVDPPTGSPCLVAGWGSLYEDGPSADVVMEAKVPLLPQSTCKSALGKDLVTNTMLCAGYLSGGIDSCQGDSGGPLIYQDRISGRFQLFGVTSWGDGCGEKGKPGVYTRVSAFSDWVQAEIQKSLGSRAPTCPELLKTTDMTEEEQRSEFNSLCHFYTLTCPPGQPAAACSXMAEDKCLTRFKKCQLRSFLQTLLDLLQRAEDYIRDKMDLTFFTQTLPQLVEHIYSAAFTHNRERRDLGLSRGLSQIKEQLGGAVTPEAQDPPHAPPSLFRHVGPSVDEWEEYLRNMADDMDKQHQTGMTDTSSTPKSDEENIFQQKQDSWLHQLSGQFQTLISGLHSKLGYRAAPPRLHLDSVHPEDDSPYSPSSAIALGHTASXSSPQKSREPWSLLSVLMEELRGIGARDETVADGASQSEASFRGAVSPELQATSEDFTSDDIGDEGELKPSAAPXLDXLTSAIEKVQLAHTESSDLKRDGTSLGVQRRPRRVLQKRQIPATICPGLRESSRQVSQIQETYKWILNIPNNNLQMSFQEVLVDLTSKNDRGLYQARIRVVVAGRPLTFYSLVGLENESFYRSVPRIIAVALDTLKTSP from the exons ATGCYGCCGCTGTTCATCTCGCTGCTCCTAATGGGGCTGGAGTGTTTGCAGGGAGCCCCGACAGGTAGAGAAGCCTACAGGATGCCCCAGAGCGCTCTCAAAG CTCTGTCTGACCGGGGCACAGTGGTCCTGGAAGCTGCCATGACGAGCGCCCTGTCTGCTCTGGAGCGAGCTTCGGCAGAAAGAGGCCAGACTGAGGCAGGATGTCGAGGCTGCGCTCCCTGTCTGTTTCAGAACTGTGGACAGCTGTCGGGATCCTGCT CRTCCCCCTCCGGTGCCTTGTCGGAACCCAGCTGCGACGTGATCAGCAGGGCTCAGAAGCTTCAGGGTGAGGCCGAGCGRAGCTGGGCTCTGAGTCAGGCCTGCGGGTTCTACCAGCGCCGCTGTCTGCCAGGTGAGCTCAACACCGAGAGCTGCATCAGGATCATGGGTGAGAGCTGCAGTGCCCGTGTCCTCCAGTGCAGCCTGCTTCACACAATGCAGAACCTTGAGCCTGACATGCAGTCACACGCACAAG CAGCAGTGTGCGGTCAGAGGTCATCCAGAGTGCAGAACAACACACAGCCACGCTCAAGGATAGTGGGTGGCTCCCCTGCACCTCTGGGCAGCTGGCCCTGGCTGGTCAACCTGCAGCTAAAYGGCGAGTTAATGTGTGGAGGGGTCTTGGTGGACAGCTCCTGGGTGGTGACTGCAGCACATTGTTTTGCTGG CAGCCGCAGCGAGAGCTACTGGACAGCCGTGGTAGGAGAGTTTGACATCACCAAGAAAGACCCTGATGAGCAGGTTCTCAAAGTGAACCGCGTCATCCAGCACCCTAAG TTCAGTCCAAAGACTTTCAACAAYGACATAGCCCTGGTGGAGCTGACGTCCCCGGCGGTCCTGTCTGAACATGTGACACCGGTGTGTCTTCCTTCGGCTGTGGACCCCCCGACAGGCAGCCCGTGTCTTGTGGCAGGCTGGGGGTCCCTCTATGAAG ATGGGCCTTCTGCTGATGTGGTGATGGAGGCCAAGGTCCCCCTGCTTCCTCAGAGCACCTGTAAGAGCGCGCTCGGCAAAGACCTGGTCACCAACACCATGCTCTGTGCCGGCTATCTCTCTGGAGGCATAGACTCCTGTCAG GGAGACTCTGGAGGCCCCCTAATCTACCAGGACCGAATCTCAGGTCGCTTCCAGCTCTTTGGTGTCACCTCCTGGGGGGACGGCTgcggagaaaaaggaaaacctgGAGTTTACACACGCGTGTCTGCTTTCTCTGACTGGGTTCAGGCCGAGATACAGA AGTCATTAGGGAGCAGAGCGCCAACATGCCCAGAACTCCTGAAAACAACAGACATGacggaggaggagcagaggtcTGAGTTTAACTCTCTCTGTCATTTCTACACCCTGACCTGTCCTCCCGGTCAGCCTGCTGCTGCTTGCAGTCRAATGGCTGAGGACAAATGCCTCACCCGCTTCAAGAAGTGCC AGTTGCGTTCATTCCTGCAAACCCTGTTGGACTTACTCCAGAGGGCTGAAGACTACATCAGGGACAAAATGGACCTGACGTTCTTCACTCAGACTCTCCCTCAGCTTGTGGAGCACATCTACAGTGCAGCTTTTACCCAcaacagagagaggagggacCTCGGCTTGAGCCGCGGTCTCAGTCAGATCAAAG AACAGCTAGGGGGAGCTGTGACACCAGAAGCGCAGGATCCGCCTCATGCGCCGCCATCTTTATTTAGACACGTTGGTCCTTCAGTGGATGAGTGGGAGGAATACCTGAGAAACATGGCTGATGACATGGACAAACAGCACCAGACTGGAATGACAGATACTTCCTCTACACCAAAAAGTGACGAAGAGAATATTTTTCAACAG AAACAGGATTCTTGGCTGCATCAATTGTCTGGACAATTTCAGACTCTTATTTCTGGACTTCACTCAAAACTGGGCTacagagcagctcctcctcGTCTGCACTTGGACTCAGTCCATCCTGAAGACGACTCTCCTTACAGTCCTTCTTCAGCCATAGCACTGGGCCACACTGCTTCATYATCCTCACCCCAAAAGTCCAGGGAGCCCTGGTCACTTCTGTCAGTGTTGATGGAAGAACTTAGAGGAATAGGAGCACGAGATGAGACTGTTGCTGATGGCGCTTCACAAAGTGAAGCTTCCTTCAGAGGAGCAGTTTCTCCTGAGCTGCAGGCCACATCAGAGGATTTCACTTCTGACGACATCGGGGATGAAGGAGAATTAAAACCCTCAGCAGCACCACYTCTGGATGYGTTGACATCTGCCATCGAGAAAGTTCAGCTCGCTCACACAGAAAGCTCTGACCTCAAACGTGATGGGACGTCGTTGGGTGTTCAAAGAAGACCCAGACGTGTTCTTCAGAAGAGGCAGATCCCTGCTACCA TTTGTCCTGGATTGAGAGAGTCTTCACGACAAGTTAGCCAAATCCAAGAGACGTACAAATGGATCCTAAACATACCAAACAACAACCTGCAGATGAGCTTCCAAGAG GTTTTAGTCGATCTGACCTCCAAAAATGACCGAGGACTTTATCAGGCACGGATCAGAGTCGTGGTGGCAGGACGACCCTTGACCTTCTACAGTCTTGTGGGTCTTGAGAATGAATCGTTTTACCGCAGCGTGCCGAGGATCATCGCCGTGGCTCTAGACACTCTGAAGACTTCGCCTTGA
- the prss56 gene encoding uncharacterized protein prss56 isoform X1: MXPLFISLLLMGLECLQGAPTGREAYRMPQSALKALSDRGTVVLEAAMTSALSALERASAERGQTEAGCRGCAPCLFQNCGQLSGSCSSPSGALSEPSCDVISRAQKLQGEAERSWALSQACGFYQRRCLPGELNTESCIRIMGESCSARVLQCSLLHTMQNLEPDMQSHAQAAVCGQRSSRVQNNTQPRSRIVGGSPAPLGSWPWLVNLQLNGELMCGGVLVDSSWVVTAAHCFAGSRSESYWTAVVGEFDITKKDPDEQVLKVNRVIQHPKFSPKTFNNDIALVELTSPAVLSEHVTPVCLPSAVDPPTGSPCLVAGWGSLYEDGPSADVVMEAKVPLLPQSTCKSALGKDLVTNTMLCAGYLSGGIDSCQGDSGGPLIYQDRISGRFQLFGVTSWGDGCGEKGKPGVYTRVSAFSDWVQAEIQKSLGSRAPTCPELLKTTDMTEEEQRSEFNSLCHFYTLTCPPGQPAAACSXMAEDKCLTRFKKCQLRSFLQTLLDLLQRAEDYIRDKMDLTFFTQTLPQLVEHIYSAAFTHNRERRDLGLSRGLSQIKEQLGGAVTPEAQDPPHAPPSLFRHVGPSVDEWEEYLRNMADDMDKQHQTGMTDTSSTPKSDEENIFQQKQDSWLHQLSGQFQTLISGLHSKLGYRAAPPRLHLDSVHPEDDSPYSPSSAIALGHTASXSSPQKSREPWSLLSVLMEELRGIGARDETVADGASQSEASFRGAVSPELQATSEDFTSDDIGDEGELKPSAAPXLDXLTSAIEKVQLAHTESSDLKRDGTSLGVQRRPRRVLQKRQIPATSEKICPGLRESSRQVSQIQETYKWILNIPNNNLQMSFQEVLVDLTSKNDRGLYQARIRVVVAGRPLTFYSLVGLENESFYRSVPRIIAVALDTLKTSP; the protein is encoded by the exons ATGCYGCCGCTGTTCATCTCGCTGCTCCTAATGGGGCTGGAGTGTTTGCAGGGAGCCCCGACAGGTAGAGAAGCCTACAGGATGCCCCAGAGCGCTCTCAAAG CTCTGTCTGACCGGGGCACAGTGGTCCTGGAAGCTGCCATGACGAGCGCCCTGTCTGCTCTGGAGCGAGCTTCGGCAGAAAGAGGCCAGACTGAGGCAGGATGTCGAGGCTGCGCTCCCTGTCTGTTTCAGAACTGTGGACAGCTGTCGGGATCCTGCT CRTCCCCCTCCGGTGCCTTGTCGGAACCCAGCTGCGACGTGATCAGCAGGGCTCAGAAGCTTCAGGGTGAGGCCGAGCGRAGCTGGGCTCTGAGTCAGGCCTGCGGGTTCTACCAGCGCCGCTGTCTGCCAGGTGAGCTCAACACCGAGAGCTGCATCAGGATCATGGGTGAGAGCTGCAGTGCCCGTGTCCTCCAGTGCAGCCTGCTTCACACAATGCAGAACCTTGAGCCTGACATGCAGTCACACGCACAAG CAGCAGTGTGCGGTCAGAGGTCATCCAGAGTGCAGAACAACACACAGCCACGCTCAAGGATAGTGGGTGGCTCCCCTGCACCTCTGGGCAGCTGGCCCTGGCTGGTCAACCTGCAGCTAAAYGGCGAGTTAATGTGTGGAGGGGTCTTGGTGGACAGCTCCTGGGTGGTGACTGCAGCACATTGTTTTGCTGG CAGCCGCAGCGAGAGCTACTGGACAGCCGTGGTAGGAGAGTTTGACATCACCAAGAAAGACCCTGATGAGCAGGTTCTCAAAGTGAACCGCGTCATCCAGCACCCTAAG TTCAGTCCAAAGACTTTCAACAAYGACATAGCCCTGGTGGAGCTGACGTCCCCGGCGGTCCTGTCTGAACATGTGACACCGGTGTGTCTTCCTTCGGCTGTGGACCCCCCGACAGGCAGCCCGTGTCTTGTGGCAGGCTGGGGGTCCCTCTATGAAG ATGGGCCTTCTGCTGATGTGGTGATGGAGGCCAAGGTCCCCCTGCTTCCTCAGAGCACCTGTAAGAGCGCGCTCGGCAAAGACCTGGTCACCAACACCATGCTCTGTGCCGGCTATCTCTCTGGAGGCATAGACTCCTGTCAG GGAGACTCTGGAGGCCCCCTAATCTACCAGGACCGAATCTCAGGTCGCTTCCAGCTCTTTGGTGTCACCTCCTGGGGGGACGGCTgcggagaaaaaggaaaacctgGAGTTTACACACGCGTGTCTGCTTTCTCTGACTGGGTTCAGGCCGAGATACAGA AGTCATTAGGGAGCAGAGCGCCAACATGCCCAGAACTCCTGAAAACAACAGACATGacggaggaggagcagaggtcTGAGTTTAACTCTCTCTGTCATTTCTACACCCTGACCTGTCCTCCCGGTCAGCCTGCTGCTGCTTGCAGTCRAATGGCTGAGGACAAATGCCTCACCCGCTTCAAGAAGTGCC AGTTGCGTTCATTCCTGCAAACCCTGTTGGACTTACTCCAGAGGGCTGAAGACTACATCAGGGACAAAATGGACCTGACGTTCTTCACTCAGACTCTCCCTCAGCTTGTGGAGCACATCTACAGTGCAGCTTTTACCCAcaacagagagaggagggacCTCGGCTTGAGCCGCGGTCTCAGTCAGATCAAAG AACAGCTAGGGGGAGCTGTGACACCAGAAGCGCAGGATCCGCCTCATGCGCCGCCATCTTTATTTAGACACGTTGGTCCTTCAGTGGATGAGTGGGAGGAATACCTGAGAAACATGGCTGATGACATGGACAAACAGCACCAGACTGGAATGACAGATACTTCCTCTACACCAAAAAGTGACGAAGAGAATATTTTTCAACAG AAACAGGATTCTTGGCTGCATCAATTGTCTGGACAATTTCAGACTCTTATTTCTGGACTTCACTCAAAACTGGGCTacagagcagctcctcctcGTCTGCACTTGGACTCAGTCCATCCTGAAGACGACTCTCCTTACAGTCCTTCTTCAGCCATAGCACTGGGCCACACTGCTTCATYATCCTCACCCCAAAAGTCCAGGGAGCCCTGGTCACTTCTGTCAGTGTTGATGGAAGAACTTAGAGGAATAGGAGCACGAGATGAGACTGTTGCTGATGGCGCTTCACAAAGTGAAGCTTCCTTCAGAGGAGCAGTTTCTCCTGAGCTGCAGGCCACATCAGAGGATTTCACTTCTGACGACATCGGGGATGAAGGAGAATTAAAACCCTCAGCAGCACCACYTCTGGATGYGTTGACATCTGCCATCGAGAAAGTTCAGCTCGCTCACACAGAAAGCTCTGACCTCAAACGTGATGGGACGTCGTTGGGTGTTCAAAGAAGACCCAGACGTGTTCTTCAGAAGAGGCAGATCCCTGCTACCAGTGAGAAAA TTTGTCCTGGATTGAGAGAGTCTTCACGACAAGTTAGCCAAATCCAAGAGACGTACAAATGGATCCTAAACATACCAAACAACAACCTGCAGATGAGCTTCCAAGAG GTTTTAGTCGATCTGACCTCCAAAAATGACCGAGGACTTTATCAGGCACGGATCAGAGTCGTGGTGGCAGGACGACCCTTGACCTTCTACAGTCTTGTGGGTCTTGAGAATGAATCGTTTTACCGCAGCGTGCCGAGGATCATCGCCGTGGCTCTAGACACTCTGAAGACTTCGCCTTGA
- the prss56 gene encoding uncharacterized protein prss56 isoform X2: MXPLFISLLLMGLECLQGAPTGREAYRMPQSALKALSDRGTVVLEAAMTSALSALERASAERGQTEAGCRGCAPCLFQNCGQLSGSCSSPSGALSEPSCDVISRAQKLQGEAERSWALSQACGFYQRRCLPGELNTESCIRIMGESCSARVLQCSLLHTMQNLEPDMQSHAQAVCGQRSSRVQNNTQPRSRIVGGSPAPLGSWPWLVNLQLNGELMCGGVLVDSSWVVTAAHCFAGSRSESYWTAVVGEFDITKKDPDEQVLKVNRVIQHPKFSPKTFNNDIALVELTSPAVLSEHVTPVCLPSAVDPPTGSPCLVAGWGSLYEDGPSADVVMEAKVPLLPQSTCKSALGKDLVTNTMLCAGYLSGGIDSCQGDSGGPLIYQDRISGRFQLFGVTSWGDGCGEKGKPGVYTRVSAFSDWVQAEIQKSLGSRAPTCPELLKTTDMTEEEQRSEFNSLCHFYTLTCPPGQPAAACSXMAEDKCLTRFKKCQLRSFLQTLLDLLQRAEDYIRDKMDLTFFTQTLPQLVEHIYSAAFTHNRERRDLGLSRGLSQIKEQLGGAVTPEAQDPPHAPPSLFRHVGPSVDEWEEYLRNMADDMDKQHQTGMTDTSSTPKSDEENIFQQKQDSWLHQLSGQFQTLISGLHSKLGYRAAPPRLHLDSVHPEDDSPYSPSSAIALGHTASXSSPQKSREPWSLLSVLMEELRGIGARDETVADGASQSEASFRGAVSPELQATSEDFTSDDIGDEGELKPSAAPXLDXLTSAIEKVQLAHTESSDLKRDGTSLGVQRRPRRVLQKRQIPATSEKICPGLRESSRQVSQIQETYKWILNIPNNNLQMSFQEVLVDLTSKNDRGLYQARIRVVVAGRPLTFYSLVGLENESFYRSVPRIIAVALDTLKTSP; this comes from the exons ATGCYGCCGCTGTTCATCTCGCTGCTCCTAATGGGGCTGGAGTGTTTGCAGGGAGCCCCGACAGGTAGAGAAGCCTACAGGATGCCCCAGAGCGCTCTCAAAG CTCTGTCTGACCGGGGCACAGTGGTCCTGGAAGCTGCCATGACGAGCGCCCTGTCTGCTCTGGAGCGAGCTTCGGCAGAAAGAGGCCAGACTGAGGCAGGATGTCGAGGCTGCGCTCCCTGTCTGTTTCAGAACTGTGGACAGCTGTCGGGATCCTGCT CRTCCCCCTCCGGTGCCTTGTCGGAACCCAGCTGCGACGTGATCAGCAGGGCTCAGAAGCTTCAGGGTGAGGCCGAGCGRAGCTGGGCTCTGAGTCAGGCCTGCGGGTTCTACCAGCGCCGCTGTCTGCCAGGTGAGCTCAACACCGAGAGCTGCATCAGGATCATGGGTGAGAGCTGCAGTGCCCGTGTCCTCCAGTGCAGCCTGCTTCACACAATGCAGAACCTTGAGCCTGACATGCAGTCACACGCACAAG CAGTGTGCGGTCAGAGGTCATCCAGAGTGCAGAACAACACACAGCCACGCTCAAGGATAGTGGGTGGCTCCCCTGCACCTCTGGGCAGCTGGCCCTGGCTGGTCAACCTGCAGCTAAAYGGCGAGTTAATGTGTGGAGGGGTCTTGGTGGACAGCTCCTGGGTGGTGACTGCAGCACATTGTTTTGCTGG CAGCCGCAGCGAGAGCTACTGGACAGCCGTGGTAGGAGAGTTTGACATCACCAAGAAAGACCCTGATGAGCAGGTTCTCAAAGTGAACCGCGTCATCCAGCACCCTAAG TTCAGTCCAAAGACTTTCAACAAYGACATAGCCCTGGTGGAGCTGACGTCCCCGGCGGTCCTGTCTGAACATGTGACACCGGTGTGTCTTCCTTCGGCTGTGGACCCCCCGACAGGCAGCCCGTGTCTTGTGGCAGGCTGGGGGTCCCTCTATGAAG ATGGGCCTTCTGCTGATGTGGTGATGGAGGCCAAGGTCCCCCTGCTTCCTCAGAGCACCTGTAAGAGCGCGCTCGGCAAAGACCTGGTCACCAACACCATGCTCTGTGCCGGCTATCTCTCTGGAGGCATAGACTCCTGTCAG GGAGACTCTGGAGGCCCCCTAATCTACCAGGACCGAATCTCAGGTCGCTTCCAGCTCTTTGGTGTCACCTCCTGGGGGGACGGCTgcggagaaaaaggaaaacctgGAGTTTACACACGCGTGTCTGCTTTCTCTGACTGGGTTCAGGCCGAGATACAGA AGTCATTAGGGAGCAGAGCGCCAACATGCCCAGAACTCCTGAAAACAACAGACATGacggaggaggagcagaggtcTGAGTTTAACTCTCTCTGTCATTTCTACACCCTGACCTGTCCTCCCGGTCAGCCTGCTGCTGCTTGCAGTCRAATGGCTGAGGACAAATGCCTCACCCGCTTCAAGAAGTGCC AGTTGCGTTCATTCCTGCAAACCCTGTTGGACTTACTCCAGAGGGCTGAAGACTACATCAGGGACAAAATGGACCTGACGTTCTTCACTCAGACTCTCCCTCAGCTTGTGGAGCACATCTACAGTGCAGCTTTTACCCAcaacagagagaggagggacCTCGGCTTGAGCCGCGGTCTCAGTCAGATCAAAG AACAGCTAGGGGGAGCTGTGACACCAGAAGCGCAGGATCCGCCTCATGCGCCGCCATCTTTATTTAGACACGTTGGTCCTTCAGTGGATGAGTGGGAGGAATACCTGAGAAACATGGCTGATGACATGGACAAACAGCACCAGACTGGAATGACAGATACTTCCTCTACACCAAAAAGTGACGAAGAGAATATTTTTCAACAG AAACAGGATTCTTGGCTGCATCAATTGTCTGGACAATTTCAGACTCTTATTTCTGGACTTCACTCAAAACTGGGCTacagagcagctcctcctcGTCTGCACTTGGACTCAGTCCATCCTGAAGACGACTCTCCTTACAGTCCTTCTTCAGCCATAGCACTGGGCCACACTGCTTCATYATCCTCACCCCAAAAGTCCAGGGAGCCCTGGTCACTTCTGTCAGTGTTGATGGAAGAACTTAGAGGAATAGGAGCACGAGATGAGACTGTTGCTGATGGCGCTTCACAAAGTGAAGCTTCCTTCAGAGGAGCAGTTTCTCCTGAGCTGCAGGCCACATCAGAGGATTTCACTTCTGACGACATCGGGGATGAAGGAGAATTAAAACCCTCAGCAGCACCACYTCTGGATGYGTTGACATCTGCCATCGAGAAAGTTCAGCTCGCTCACACAGAAAGCTCTGACCTCAAACGTGATGGGACGTCGTTGGGTGTTCAAAGAAGACCCAGACGTGTTCTTCAGAAGAGGCAGATCCCTGCTACCAGTGAGAAAA TTTGTCCTGGATTGAGAGAGTCTTCACGACAAGTTAGCCAAATCCAAGAGACGTACAAATGGATCCTAAACATACCAAACAACAACCTGCAGATGAGCTTCCAAGAG GTTTTAGTCGATCTGACCTCCAAAAATGACCGAGGACTTTATCAGGCACGGATCAGAGTCGTGGTGGCAGGACGACCCTTGACCTTCTACAGTCTTGTGGGTCTTGAGAATGAATCGTTTTACCGCAGCGTGCCGAGGATCATCGCCGTGGCTCTAGACACTCTGAAGACTTCGCCTTGA